From the genome of Hymenobacter sp. PAMC 26628, one region includes:
- a CDS encoding porin family protein, giving the protein MKKLALALAAVASVGLASSAQAQGIRFGLKAGANLSNLSGNLNNQDNYKNKFGFVGGAMLNVGLIDKVLSLQPEVLFSQKGFKYGDNTFTVLGNTNRYTGSSTYNYIDVPVLLKVRAAGLFFEAGPQYSYLLNVRDNTTYTVNGSTVYNTAANQNLDNVRRNEIGYAAGLGYEASNGFLVDLRYNGSFTDFAKDGYNGSNQDLRNARNSVFQASIGYLLGSK; this is encoded by the coding sequence ATGAAAAAATTAGCACTCGCGCTGGCAGCTGTCGCCAGCGTCGGCCTTGCGTCGTCGGCCCAAGCCCAAGGCATCCGCTTTGGCCTGAAAGCCGGCGCTAACCTGTCCAACCTGTCGGGCAATTTGAACAACCAGGACAACTACAAAAACAAGTTCGGCTTCGTGGGCGGCGCAATGCTGAACGTGGGCCTGATTGACAAGGTGCTCTCGTTGCAGCCCGAAGTATTGTTCTCGCAGAAAGGCTTTAAATACGGCGACAACACGTTTACGGTGTTGGGCAACACCAACCGCTACACTGGCAGCAGCACCTACAACTACATCGACGTGCCGGTGCTGCTGAAAGTACGGGCTGCGGGCTTGTTCTTCGAGGCGGGCCCCCAGTACAGCTACCTGCTGAACGTGCGCGACAACACCACTTACACCGTCAATGGCAGCACGGTGTACAATACCGCCGCCAACCAGAACCTGGACAACGTGCGCCGCAATGAAATCGGCTACGCAGCGGGCCTGGGCTACGAGGCATCCAACGGCTTCCTGGTTGACTTGCGCTACAACGGCTCGTTCACCGACTTTGCTAAGGACGGCTACAACGGCTCGAACCAAGACCTGCGCAATGCCCGCAACTCGGTATTCCAAGCCTCGATTGGCTACTTGCTGGGCAGCAAGTAA
- the recQ gene encoding DNA helicase RecQ: MPDTLTAAADLLPAARRALKRYYGYDNFRPMQADIIQSVLAGQDTVVLMPTGGGKSVCFQVPAVVSEGTCVVVSPLIALMKDQVEALKGNGIAAAFINSSVGQTEANDIARAAVSGHLKLLYVSPEKLLSDGFMQFLGRVNISLFAIDEAHCISSWGHDFRPEYTKLGALRTHFPSTPIVALTATADRLTKRDIITQLNLHEPKVFLSSFDRPNINLIVRPGQDRVGSVVDYITRHPQDPGIIYCLSRKTCETISQKLQQKGIKAAHYHAGLTPNQRSKAQEAFLQDDVQVIVATIAFGMGIDKSNVRWVMHYNLPKNIEGYYQEIGRAGRDGAPSTAILFYSFADVMQMREMVTKDVPARQAQLNTAKLERMQQFAEAASCRRKILLHYFSETLGEDCGNCDICRNPPTTFDGTLLAQKALSAVARARERLSVTLLIDVLRGMRNQAVIGGGYDQIKTYGAGADLPYLDWYSYVHQMLNDGLFYIAYEEGYALKITPRGHQVLKGELPLPLKKFQPSEKAEKPSRASKKAAAETAATGSPEARLFEHLRQLRKQLADEQGVPPYVVFSDATLQEMAQEQPTSRMAMLAVSGVGMKKFETYGEVFIQAIVQHGPPRNVPAGDDELALGAPTARAKADKPAPKPTKAPADPAAVNDSEDATFQLHRQGLNPLQIAEQRGLAESTVKAHLERAYTKGLALRLEEFVTDTQLAEIAAARTQLGGAPALRDLFDHLREKYDYFQLRLAGIRLRR; the protein is encoded by the coding sequence ATGCCCGATACCCTGACTGCCGCCGCCGACCTCCTCCCCGCCGCCCGCCGGGCCCTGAAACGCTACTACGGCTACGATAATTTCCGGCCCATGCAGGCCGACATCATCCAGAGTGTGCTGGCGGGGCAGGATACCGTGGTGCTGATGCCCACCGGCGGGGGCAAGTCGGTGTGCTTCCAGGTGCCGGCCGTGGTCAGCGAGGGTACCTGCGTGGTGGTGTCGCCGCTCATTGCGCTCATGAAGGACCAGGTGGAGGCCCTGAAAGGCAACGGCATCGCCGCGGCTTTCATCAACTCCAGCGTGGGCCAGACGGAGGCCAATGACATTGCCCGGGCAGCCGTCAGCGGGCACCTCAAGCTGCTGTACGTCAGCCCTGAGAAGCTGCTTTCGGACGGGTTTATGCAGTTTTTGGGGCGGGTGAACATCAGCCTGTTCGCCATCGACGAGGCGCACTGTATTTCGAGCTGGGGCCACGATTTCCGGCCCGAGTACACCAAGCTGGGGGCCCTGCGCACGCACTTCCCGAGCACGCCCATCGTGGCCCTGACGGCCACCGCCGACCGCCTCACGAAGCGCGACATCATCACCCAGCTCAACCTGCACGAGCCCAAGGTGTTCCTCTCCAGCTTCGATAGGCCCAACATCAACCTTATTGTGCGCCCGGGGCAGGACCGCGTGGGCTCGGTGGTGGACTACATCACGCGCCACCCGCAGGACCCCGGCATCATCTACTGCCTCTCGCGCAAAACCTGCGAAACCATTTCCCAGAAGCTTCAGCAGAAGGGCATCAAGGCGGCGCACTACCACGCCGGCCTCACGCCCAACCAGCGCAGCAAGGCCCAGGAGGCCTTTTTGCAGGACGACGTGCAGGTGATTGTGGCCACCATCGCCTTCGGCATGGGCATCGACAAGAGCAACGTGCGCTGGGTGATGCACTACAACCTGCCCAAAAACATCGAGGGCTACTACCAGGAGATTGGCCGCGCCGGGCGCGACGGGGCCCCCAGCACGGCCATCCTGTTCTACAGCTTCGCCGACGTGATGCAGATGCGCGAGATGGTGACCAAGGACGTGCCCGCGCGCCAGGCCCAGCTCAACACGGCCAAGCTCGAGCGCATGCAGCAGTTTGCCGAAGCCGCCAGCTGCCGCCGCAAAATCCTGCTTCACTACTTCTCTGAAACCCTGGGCGAGGACTGCGGCAACTGCGACATTTGCCGCAACCCGCCCACCACGTTCGACGGCACGCTGCTGGCCCAGAAGGCGCTGTCGGCGGTGGCGCGGGCCCGCGAGCGGCTCAGCGTCACGCTGCTCATCGACGTGCTGCGCGGCATGCGCAACCAGGCCGTCATCGGCGGGGGCTACGACCAGATCAAAACCTACGGCGCCGGTGCCGACCTGCCGTACCTCGATTGGTACAGCTACGTGCACCAGATGCTGAACGACGGCCTGTTCTACATCGCCTACGAAGAAGGCTACGCGCTGAAAATTACGCCCCGCGGCCACCAGGTGCTCAAAGGTGAGTTGCCTCTGCCGCTCAAGAAGTTCCAGCCTTCCGAGAAGGCCGAAAAGCCCAGCCGCGCCAGCAAAAAAGCTGCCGCCGAAACCGCCGCCACCGGCTCGCCCGAGGCGCGGCTGTTCGAGCACCTGCGCCAGCTCCGCAAGCAGCTGGCCGACGAGCAGGGCGTGCCGCCCTACGTGGTGTTCAGCGACGCCACCTTGCAGGAAATGGCCCAGGAGCAGCCCACCAGCCGCATGGCCATGCTGGCCGTGTCGGGCGTGGGCATGAAGAAATTCGAAACCTACGGCGAGGTGTTCATCCAGGCCATTGTGCAGCACGGGCCCCCGCGCAACGTGCCCGCCGGCGACGACGAGCTGGCTCTTGGGGCCCCCACAGCGCGCGCCAAGGCCGACAAGCCTGCCCCCAAGCCCACCAAAGCGCCCGCCGACCCCGCCGCCGTCAACGATTCGGAAGACGCCACGTTCCAGCTGCACCGCCAGGGCCTCAACCCTTTGCAGATTGCCGAGCAGCGCGGCTTAGCCGAGAGCACCGTGAAGGCCCACTTGGAGCGCGCCTACACCAAGGGCCTGGCCCTGCGCCTGGAAGAATTCGTGACCGATACCCAGCTGGCCGAAATCGCCGCCGCCCGCACCCAGCTTGGCGGGGCCCCGGCGCTGCGCGACTTGTTCGACCACCTGCGCGAGAAGTACGACTACTTCCAGCTGCGTTTGGCGGGCATCCGGCTGAGAAGATAG
- a CDS encoding THUMP domain-containing class I SAM-dependent RNA methyltransferase has product MHLTATTQFGLEELLADELYAFGADITHVGSRAVEFIGDQRLLYETVLWSRLSMRLLCPLAGFYAPDERALYREVGRVDWSEYIGPGQTFAITAVVNKSTFEHSLFVAQLMKDAIVDQFRDRTGQRPDVDTRHPDIRLHLRMLENEVIISRDAAGDSLHRRGYRQATNDAPLNEVLAAGLVLLAGWDGKQPLIDPMCGSATILTEAGLIAQRIAPGLFHQGKFGFENWADFDAELWQQVRAEAEAQHLEEPQAYLAGSDIDPKVIDQAAQNITAAGLEDCIRLSVRDVKDAAAPASQGPGLVVTNPPYGERIGEEAEMAAFYKTIGDALKTNFQGYEAYVLTGNLDAAKTIGLKATRRIPLFNGPIDCRLLKYELYRGSRRAPANPQP; this is encoded by the coding sequence ATGCACCTCACCGCCACCACCCAGTTTGGATTAGAAGAATTGCTCGCCGACGAGCTGTACGCCTTCGGGGCCGACATCACGCACGTGGGCAGCCGCGCCGTCGAATTCATTGGCGACCAGCGGCTTCTCTACGAAACCGTGCTCTGGAGCCGCCTCTCCATGCGCCTGCTGTGTCCGCTGGCCGGCTTCTACGCCCCCGACGAGCGGGCCCTGTACCGCGAGGTGGGCCGCGTGGATTGGAGCGAGTACATCGGCCCGGGCCAAACCTTCGCCATCACGGCGGTGGTCAACAAGTCCACGTTTGAGCACTCGCTGTTCGTGGCCCAGCTGATGAAGGACGCCATCGTGGACCAGTTCCGCGACCGCACCGGCCAGCGGCCCGACGTGGACACGCGCCACCCCGACATCCGCCTGCACCTGCGCATGCTGGAAAACGAGGTGATCATCAGCCGCGACGCCGCCGGCGACTCGCTGCACCGCCGCGGCTACCGCCAGGCCACCAACGACGCGCCCCTGAACGAGGTGCTGGCCGCCGGCTTGGTGCTGCTCGCCGGTTGGGACGGCAAACAGCCGCTCATCGACCCCATGTGCGGCTCGGCCACCATCCTCACCGAGGCGGGCCTCATCGCGCAGCGCATCGCCCCGGGCCTGTTCCACCAGGGCAAGTTCGGGTTTGAGAACTGGGCCGATTTCGACGCCGAGCTCTGGCAGCAGGTGCGCGCCGAAGCCGAAGCCCAGCACCTGGAAGAGCCCCAGGCCTACCTGGCCGGCTCCGACATCGACCCGAAAGTCATCGACCAGGCGGCCCAGAACATCACCGCCGCCGGCCTCGAAGACTGTATCCGCCTGTCGGTGCGCGACGTGAAGGACGCCGCCGCGCCCGCCAGCCAGGGCCCCGGCCTCGTCGTCACGAACCCGCCCTACGGCGAGCGAATCGGGGAAGAGGCTGAAATGGCCGCCTTCTACAAAACCATCGGCGACGCGCTGAAAACCAACTTCCAGGGCTACGAGGCGTACGTGCTGACCGGCAACCTGGACGCGGCCAAAACCATCGGGCTGAAGGCCACCCGGCGCATCCCGCTCTTCAACGGGCCGATTGACTGCCGGTTGCTGAAGTATGAGCTGTACCGGGGGAGCCGGCGGGCCCCGGCGAATCCGCAGCCGTAG
- a CDS encoding DUF4142 domain-containing protein encodes MPHRLQLFALAALLSTAAGAPALAQDKPVKEANKLNKKRIKAGVVNPSLTKAQLKYDSEFATAATSDNLLASALSALAAQKATALEVKDFGKQTDADHTELQSQLQAIADRTGLALPKMMSHDDRKIYDDVDDRKYLGFDKKYLRDLGALHERAIQRFSEAAEKASTPELRAYAAETLPKLREHAAHTTELFNRANDRK; translated from the coding sequence ATGCCCCACCGTTTGCAGTTATTCGCCCTGGCTGCCCTGCTCAGCACCGCTGCCGGGGCCCCTGCCCTGGCCCAAGACAAGCCGGTCAAGGAAGCCAACAAACTCAATAAGAAGCGCATCAAGGCGGGCGTCGTCAACCCGTCACTCACCAAGGCGCAGCTTAAATACGACTCAGAATTTGCCACGGCCGCTACCAGCGACAACCTGCTGGCCTCGGCCCTGAGCGCGCTGGCTGCACAAAAAGCAACGGCGCTGGAAGTGAAAGACTTCGGCAAGCAAACCGACGCCGACCACACCGAGCTGCAAAGCCAGCTGCAAGCCATTGCCGACCGCACGGGCTTGGCGCTGCCCAAGATGATGAGCCACGACGACCGAAAAATCTACGACGACGTGGACGACCGCAAGTACCTGGGCTTCGACAAAAAATACCTCCGCGATTTGGGCGCGCTGCACGAGCGCGCCATCCAACGCTTCAGCGAAGCAGCCGAGAAGGCCAGCACCCCGGAGCTGCGCGCCTACGCGGCCGAAACCTTGCCCAAGCTGCGCGAGCACGCAGCCCACACAACCGAGCTGTTCAACCGCGCCAACGACCGGAAATAG
- a CDS encoding sugar MFS transporter: protein MATPVTTASAASTAAAPARSYAGPMVLMTSLFFLFGAVTNFNDVLMPYLKDVCQLTDFQSTAVQFAFFGAYFLMSLPAGFVLKKLGYQRGIVAGLLVMAAGALLFVPAANSRTFGLFLTALGVLGAGITLLQVAANPYVSVLGPARGAAARVSVVGVANNFGGALSPLVGGLVLFGGSVALKAKLAALPLAERLGREAQLVKGPYLGLAAFLVLLAGVFFFAVQLPDIESIPEEEALEARPVAAGRTSALDFPHLVLGIGAIFVYVGVEVGLGSLLIRYGESQGIAQLSGFTQSLVRGLNTATGWAGALFGQAPAAIDTSIGFTKAVGAVLVSSYWFGSLVGRVVGIPLLLRFPNRALLVAVCAAGAALVVASILSSGETALWLVVLCGLMNAIMWPVIFPLAITGLGPFTKQGSSYLIMAIVGGALIPPLMGFIATHGGGLRVAFAVPALCYLYLLFYALSGYRVR, encoded by the coding sequence ATGGCTACTCCTGTTACTACTGCTTCGGCGGCTTCGACGGCTGCGGCGCCGGCCCGCTCCTACGCCGGGCCCATGGTGCTCATGACGAGCTTATTCTTCCTGTTCGGGGCCGTCACCAACTTTAACGACGTGCTGATGCCCTACCTCAAGGACGTCTGCCAGTTGACCGATTTTCAGTCCACGGCCGTGCAGTTTGCCTTTTTCGGGGCCTACTTTCTGATGTCGCTGCCCGCCGGGTTTGTGCTGAAGAAGCTGGGCTATCAGCGCGGCATCGTGGCGGGGCTGCTGGTGATGGCAGCCGGGGCCCTGCTCTTTGTGCCGGCGGCCAATTCGCGCACGTTTGGGCTGTTCCTCACGGCGTTGGGCGTGCTGGGCGCGGGCATCACGCTGCTGCAAGTGGCGGCCAACCCCTACGTGAGTGTGCTGGGGCCCGCGCGCGGCGCGGCGGCCCGGGTGAGCGTGGTAGGGGTGGCTAACAACTTCGGCGGGGCCCTCTCGCCGCTGGTGGGTGGGCTGGTGCTGTTTGGCGGCTCGGTGGCTCTGAAGGCCAAGCTGGCCGCCCTTCCCCTGGCCGAGCGCCTGGGCCGCGAGGCGCAGCTCGTGAAGGGGCCCTACCTGGGGCTGGCGGCGTTTCTGGTGCTGCTGGCCGGCGTGTTTTTCTTCGCCGTGCAGCTGCCCGATATCGAGAGCATCCCCGAGGAAGAGGCCCTGGAGGCGCGGCCCGTGGCCGCCGGGCGCACGTCGGCCCTCGATTTTCCGCACCTCGTGCTGGGCATCGGGGCCATTTTTGTGTACGTGGGCGTGGAAGTTGGGCTCGGCTCGCTGCTGATTCGGTACGGCGAGAGCCAGGGCATTGCGCAGCTCTCCGGCTTCACCCAAAGCCTGGTGCGCGGCCTGAACACGGCCACGGGCTGGGCGGGGGCCCTATTTGGGCAAGCGCCGGCGGCCATCGACACGTCCATCGGCTTCACCAAAGCGGTGGGCGCAGTGCTGGTGTCGTCGTACTGGTTCGGCTCGCTGGTGGGGCGGGTGGTGGGCATCCCGCTGCTGCTGCGCTTCCCCAACCGGGCACTGCTGGTGGCAGTGTGCGCGGCCGGCGCGGCACTGGTGGTAGCTAGCATCCTGAGCAGCGGCGAAACGGCGCTGTGGCTGGTGGTGCTCTGCGGGCTGATGAACGCCATCATGTGGCCGGTAATTTTCCCGCTGGCCATCACCGGGCTGGGGCCCTTCACCAAGCAGGGCTCGTCGTACTTGATTATGGCTATCGTGGGCGGGGCCCTCATCCCGCCGCTTATGGGCTTCATCGCCACGCACGGCGGCGGGCTACGGGTAGCCTTTGCGGTGCCCGCGCTGTGCTACCTGTACCTGCTGTTTTATGCGCTGAGCGGCTACCGGGTGCGGTAA
- the murB gene encoding UDP-N-acetylmuramate dehydrogenase produces MPHLEENVSLRPYNTFGLAVRARYFARFGSADELRALLALPEVQAAEKLILGGGSNLLFTQDFAGVVLKNEIRGLEILTENADDATTALVRAGAGESWHGLVEYALGQQLSGLENLSLIPGTVGAAPLQNIGAYGAELRDTFERLEAVEVVTGALRTFGAAECGFGYRESVFKGPLKNQFVVTAVVLRLHRQARPNVQYGALQETLASFGIEGEPTPHDVSRAVVHIRRSKLPDPAEIGNAGSFFKNPEISQRKFDELRAQHPAIPGYPVPGGVKVPAGWLIEQAGWKGLRRGPGSGTHGVHDRQALVLVNHGEATGHELRLLAEEIIQSVRAQFGIELHPEVNIL; encoded by the coding sequence ATGCCGCACCTCGAAGAAAACGTCTCCCTCCGCCCCTACAACACCTTTGGCCTCGCCGTGCGGGCCCGCTACTTCGCCCGCTTCGGCAGCGCCGATGAGTTGCGGGCCTTGCTGGCCCTGCCCGAGGTACAGGCCGCCGAAAAGCTCATTCTGGGCGGCGGCTCCAACTTGCTCTTCACGCAGGATTTTGCCGGCGTGGTGCTAAAAAATGAGATTAGGGGCCTGGAAATTCTCACCGAAAACGCCGACGACGCCACCACCGCCCTGGTGCGCGCCGGGGCCGGCGAAAGCTGGCACGGCCTGGTCGAGTACGCGCTGGGCCAGCAGCTGAGCGGCCTCGAAAACCTCTCGCTCATCCCCGGCACCGTGGGGGCCGCGCCGCTGCAAAACATCGGGGCCTACGGCGCCGAGCTGCGCGACACCTTCGAGCGGCTCGAAGCCGTGGAAGTAGTTACCGGGGCCCTGCGCACGTTTGGCGCGGCCGAGTGCGGCTTTGGCTACCGCGAAAGCGTATTTAAGGGCCCGCTCAAAAACCAGTTCGTGGTCACGGCCGTGGTGCTGCGCCTGCACCGCCAAGCCCGCCCCAACGTGCAGTACGGGGCCCTCCAGGAAACGCTAGCCAGCTTCGGCATCGAGGGCGAGCCAACGCCGCACGACGTGAGCCGCGCCGTGGTGCACATCCGCCGCTCCAAGCTGCCCGACCCGGCCGAAATCGGCAACGCGGGCTCGTTCTTCAAAAACCCCGAAATCTCGCAGCGCAAGTTCGACGAACTGCGTGCCCAGCACCCGGCCATCCCCGGCTACCCCGTTCCCGGCGGCGTGAAAGTGCCCGCCGGCTGGCTCATCGAGCAAGCCGGCTGGAAAGGCCTGCGCCGGGGCCCCGGCAGCGGCACCCACGGCGTGCACGACCGCCAAGCCCTGGTGCTGGTAAATCACGGCGAAGCCACCGGCCACGAGCTGCGCCTGCTGGCCGAGGAGATTATTCAGTCCGTCCGCGCCCAGTTCGGCATCGAGCTACACCCGGAGGTGAACATTTTGTAG
- a CDS encoding LexA family transcriptional regulator yields MINTNLKFWRRELALTQAQIAEKLGIKRSLVGAYEEGRAEPRMATLVNMARLFGISLDQLVTTDFSKRKNAKAAATMRQLEPAPAGGDDDDPEPPAGGQLRILALTVDKDQNENIELVPHKAAAGYLNGYADPEYLGELPRFRLPMLPATGSYRAFEISGDSMLPLVSGTVVVGRYVEEMANLKDGTPCVVVSPRDGIVFKRVFRKARPAGALALHSDNPRYQPYDLPGGEALEIWEAKCYISSHFPAAELSLERLASVVADLQQQVAELRNA; encoded by the coding sequence ATGATAAACACGAACTTAAAGTTTTGGCGGCGCGAGCTAGCCCTCACCCAGGCCCAAATTGCGGAGAAGCTGGGCATCAAACGCTCCCTGGTGGGTGCCTACGAAGAAGGCCGCGCCGAGCCGCGCATGGCCACGCTCGTGAACATGGCCCGCCTGTTCGGCATCTCGCTCGACCAGCTGGTAACCACCGACTTTAGCAAACGCAAAAATGCCAAAGCGGCCGCCACCATGCGCCAGCTGGAGCCTGCCCCGGCCGGTGGCGACGACGACGACCCCGAGCCACCGGCTGGCGGCCAGCTCCGCATCCTGGCCCTGACCGTGGACAAGGACCAGAACGAAAACATCGAGTTGGTGCCCCACAAAGCCGCCGCCGGCTACCTCAACGGCTACGCCGACCCCGAGTACCTGGGCGAGCTGCCCCGGTTCCGGCTGCCCATGCTGCCGGCCACGGGCAGCTACCGCGCCTTCGAAATTTCGGGCGATTCGATGCTGCCCCTGGTGAGCGGCACCGTGGTGGTGGGCCGCTACGTGGAGGAAATGGCCAACCTGAAGGACGGCACGCCTTGCGTGGTGGTGAGCCCGCGCGACGGCATTGTGTTCAAGCGCGTGTTCCGCAAAGCGCGGCCCGCCGGGGCTCTGGCCCTGCACTCCGACAACCCCCGCTACCAGCCCTACGACTTGCCCGGGGGCGAAGCGCTCGAAATATGGGAAGCCAAGTGCTACATCAGCAGCCACTTCCCCGCTGCTGAGCTTTCGCTCGAACGCCTGGCCAGCGTAGTGGCTGACCTGCAACAGCAAGTAGCCGAGCTGCGCAACGCCTAG